The Glycine soja cultivar W05 chromosome 6, ASM419377v2, whole genome shotgun sequence genome has a window encoding:
- the LOC114415146 gene encoding carotenoid 9,10(9',10')-cleavage dioxygenase 1-like, giving the protein METHMALATSYMTLAPKYCCVQKRSFIVTSGLSSAFKPILRALPQIPRQIDASKTFTDIKSKFLNAVVDSAFEFVDQLVLPSQNNFAPVEELGEPVAITYIEGDIPDHFPEGVFIRNGPNPLFGGLKSSKSILGRTNSVWVEGEGMLHALYFKRESDNGCCTIVYNNRYVETETYKLEKQSIKPLFLPAVKGDTFAVLSSMLLNGLRFGQLNKDYSNTNVFEHSGKFYSVSENHIPQEIDIFTLNTLKYWDVNGAWNRPFASHPKKVPGTGELVIFGVDATKPYLEIGIVSADGKELVHKEDIKLDRCSLCHDIGITSRYIVILDLPLIVDSNRLLKRGPLIKYEKEEYARIGIMPLYGDENSIQWFEVEPNSTFHIINSFEDGHEVVLWGCRALDSIIPGPEDGLNESKLFSRCYEWRLNMKSGEVKEKYLTGPEKFMDFPVINASFTGIKNRYGYTQVVDPAASYSADIPKYGALAKLYFGEPCSEFPVGETQQEELIRVEYHTFERNVFCTGSAFVPKEGGIEEDDGWIITFVHNEDTGISQVHIIDTKKFSGEAVAKITMPFRVPYGFHGAFMPISF; this is encoded by the exons ATGGAAACACACATGGCATTGGCAACTTCATACATGACTCTTGCACCTAAATATTGCTGCGTTCAGAAACGATCCTTCATCGTAACTTCAGGACTTTCCTCCGCCTTCAAG CCGATCTTAAGAGCGTTGCCTCAAATTCCGCGGCAAATTGATGCTTCCAAAACCTTCACAGACATCAAATCGAAATTTCTTAACGCTGTTGTGGATTCAGCATTTGAGTTTGTCGACCAGCTTGTGCTTCCATCTCAG AATAACTTTGCTCCGGTGGAGGAATTAGGGGAACCCGTGGCTATCACTTATATTGAAGGTGACATACCAGATCACTTTCCAGAGGGTGTCTTCATTAGAAATG GACCAAACCCACTCTTTGGAGGATTGAAATCATCGAAGTCTATCTTGGGGAGGACAAATAGCGTTTGGGTGGAAGGAGAAGGAATGCTTCATGCTTTATATTTCAAAAGGGAAAGTGACAACGGGTGCTGCACCATCGTCTACAACAACAGATACGTTGAAACTGAAACATACAAGCTTGAGAAACAAAGTATCAAGCCTTTGTTTCTCCCTGCTGTAAAAGGAGATACATTCGCCGTTTTGTCTTCTATGCTTCTTAACGGG CTGAGATTTGGACAACTGAATAAAGATTATAGCAACACCAATGTGTTTGAGCATTCAGGCAAGTTCTACTCGGTTTCGGAGAATCACATCCCGCAAGAAATAGACATCTTCACACTAAATACTTTGAAATACTGGGATGTCAATGGAGCATGGAATCGTCCTTTCGCCAGTCACCCCAAG AAAGTTCCAGGCACAGGAGAGCTTGTTATTTTTGGGGTAGATGCAACTAAACCTTATCTTGAAATTGGAATAGTTTCTG CTGATGGAAAGGAATTGGTTCATAAAGAAGACATAAAACTAGACAGATGCTCTTTATGCCATGATATAGGTATCACAAGCAG GTATATAGTGATATTGGATCTTCCACTGATTGTAGATTCAAACAGACTACTTAAAAGAGGCCC ATTAATCAAGTATGAGAAGGAGGAATATGCCAGGATTGGGATAATGCCACTCTATGGTGATGAAAACTCAATCCAGTGGTTTGAGGTGGAACCTAATAGCACATTTCATATCATCAATTCCTTTGAGGATGGTCATGAG GTTGTGTTGTGGGGTTGTAGAGCATTAGATTCAATAATTCCAGGACCAGAAGATGGTCTAAATGAATCTAAATTGTTCTCTCGGTGTTATGAATGGCGATTAAACATGAAAAGTGGGGAGGTTAAGGAAAAATATCTCACTGGACCAGAAAAGTTTATGGATTTTCCAGTAATCAATGCAAGTTTTACAGGAATAAAGAATAGATACGGATACACCCAAGTGGTTGATCCCGCTGCAAGTTATTCTGCAG ATATTCCTAAATATGGAGCTTTAGCGAAGCTATACTTTGGAGAACCATGTTCAGAATTCCCTGTG GGAGAGACACAACAAGAAGAGCTTATAAGGGTGGAATACCATACGTTTGAAAGGAATGTATTTTGCACTGGATCTGCCTTTGTCCCTAAAGAAGGTGgtattgaagaagatgatggtTGGATAATCACTTTTGTTCACAATGAAGATACCGGCATATCTCAA GTTCATATAATTGACACAAAGAAGTTTTCTGGCGAGGCAGTTGCCAAAATTACCATGCCTTTCAGAGTTCCATATGGATTTCACGGAGCTTTCATGCCAATCTCCTTTTAG
- the LOC114415145 gene encoding ISWI chromatin-remodeling complex ATPase CHR17-like: protein MARPLKPHSSSHEALSNASSSSEEEEQVNEQISEEEDEEELEAVVRPASSDYDEDDDKVAGDNPPNSDEYSAAADDLDGDSVDPEISKQEKTRLKEIMQKVKKQKIQEILDAQNAAIDTDMLRTIEGRGRLKYLLQ, encoded by the exons ATGGCGAGACCTCTCAAGCCACACTCATCTTCCCACGAAGCGCTCTCCAATGCTTCCAGTTCGTCCGAGGAAGAGGAGCAAGTCAACGAGCAGATCAGCGAAGAGGAAGACGAGGAGGAACTCGAGGCGGTGGTGCGCCCCGCCAGTTCCGACTATGACGAAGACGATGACAAAGTTGCCGGCGACAATCCACCGAACTCCGATGAATATTCCGCTGCCGCCGATGACCTG GATGGGGATAGTGTTGATCCCGAAATTAGCAAGCAAGAGAAGActagattaaaagaaataatgcaGAAAGTGAAGAAACAGAAGATTCAGGAGATACTGGATGCACAGAATGCGGCCATTGACACTGACATGTTACG AACAATCGAGGGAAGGGGGCGTCTGAAGTATCTCTTGCAGTAG